The Desulfobacterales bacterium genome window below encodes:
- a CDS encoding GYD domain-containing protein, producing MAIFFMFGNYTAEARKEMSAARTQQAISTIKKMGGEVNAMHALLGPYDLLFCVTLPGIDDAIKASVALSDLTGIAFTTCPAVTVEAFDELVKSAG from the coding sequence ATGGCGATTTTTTTTATGTTCGGCAATTATACCGCAGAAGCACGCAAGGAAATGAGTGCGGCCAGAACACAGCAGGCCATCAGCACAATTAAGAAAATGGGCGGTGAGGTCAATGCCATGCATGCGCTTCTAGGGCCCTACGATCTGTTGTTTTGTGTGACGTTGCCCGGTATTGATGATGCCATAAAAGCCTCTGTCGCGCTGAGCGATCTGACCGGTATTGCATTTACCACCTGCCCGGCGGTAACGGTTGAAGCCTTTGATGAACTGGTAAAATCGGCTGGCTAA
- a CDS encoding CoA pyrophosphatase, which yields MIFNLAKVDWQSVSAVLFLLGRYPGQGRIAGQPCLILNKRSAKVRQPGDLCCPGGRIMPRLDAGLAALLRIPMSPLTRWPYWQRWRRERPQQAGWLRLLLATGLRESVEEMRLNPFGLTFLGPLSAQSLVMFNRVIYPMAVWISGQKRFHPNWEVEKIVYIPLRDFFNAAQYARYCLQIENPSAGDILNTFPCFRYEKAGEAEILWGATYRITIRFLKRVFDFEPPAMDSVPEIRGRLSRSYLLNNLR from the coding sequence ATGATATTTAATCTAGCCAAGGTTGACTGGCAGTCGGTTTCAGCGGTCCTGTTTCTGCTGGGGCGTTATCCAGGCCAGGGCCGAATTGCAGGTCAACCCTGTCTAATACTCAACAAACGATCTGCCAAAGTCCGCCAGCCGGGTGATCTCTGCTGCCCCGGCGGTCGTATTATGCCGCGACTAGACGCCGGCCTGGCAGCGCTGTTGCGGATACCGATGTCGCCGTTGACACGCTGGCCCTATTGGCAGCGCTGGCGACGGGAGCGGCCCCAGCAGGCGGGATGGTTGCGGCTGCTTTTGGCCACCGGCCTGCGCGAAAGTGTCGAAGAGATGCGCCTTAATCCCTTTGGCCTTACATTTTTAGGCCCACTCTCGGCGCAATCTCTGGTCATGTTTAATCGCGTGATTTATCCGATGGCTGTCTGGATTTCGGGCCAAAAGCGATTTCACCCAAACTGGGAAGTTGAAAAAATCGTTTATATTCCGCTACGAGATTTTTTTAATGCGGCCCAATACGCACGCTATTGCCTGCAAATCGAAAATCCCTCAGCAGGCGATATTCTGAATACCTTTCCTTGCTTTCGATATGAAAAAGCAGGCGAAGCCGAAATATTATGGGGTGCGACTTACCGAATTACGATCCGATTTTTAAAACGGGTCTTTGATTTTGAGCCACCGGCGATGGATTCTGTCCCGGAGATCCGGGGCCGTTTGAGCCGGTCTTACCTTCTAAATAATCTAAGGTGA
- the scpB gene encoding SMC-Scp complex subunit ScpB — translation MEDLKNIIESLLFVADEPLTIERLKQIITGAESKALREALDELTVDYETRQGGFYLNPVAGGYQIRTRPQYREWIKRLLQPKPQRLSKAALETLAIVAYKQPVIRSDIEHLRGVDCGGVLRVLLERKFIRVLGRKEIPGRPLIYATTKRFLEVFGLQNLKDLPTPREIEEFGSTLSEEIDEPADEDQFETEVTPEAQIEEEDTPDEAVETEIPAENLRTSAEPDEAKPDKDV, via the coding sequence ATGGAAGATTTAAAAAATATTATTGAAAGTTTGCTGTTTGTTGCCGATGAGCCACTGACAATTGAGCGTTTAAAGCAAATCATCACCGGCGCAGAGTCCAAAGCGCTGCGGGAAGCGCTGGATGAATTGACTGTTGATTACGAAACGCGCCAAGGCGGTTTTTACCTGAATCCGGTTGCCGGGGGGTATCAGATTCGCACCCGTCCGCAATATAGGGAATGGATTAAACGCTTGTTGCAGCCCAAGCCACAGCGTTTGAGCAAAGCTGCTTTGGAGACTTTGGCCATTGTTGCATATAAGCAACCGGTCATCCGCAGCGATATTGAGCACCTGCGGGGGGTTGATTGCGGAGGTGTTTTACGCGTGCTTTTAGAACGAAAATTCATACGGGTCCTGGGCCGCAAAGAAATTCCCGGGCGCCCGTTAATTTATGCCACCACCAAACGCTTTTTAGAGGTATTTGGGCTTCAAAATCTCAAAGACCTGCCGACACCCAGGGAGATCGAAGAATTCGGCAGCACACTATCTGAGGAAATAGATGAACCAGCCGATGAAGATCAGTTCGAAACCGAGGTTACACCCGAAGCTCAGATAGAAGAAGAGGACACGCCAGATGAAGCGGTGGAGACGGAAATCCCGGCTGAAAACCTGCGAACCTCAGCGGAACCGGATGAAGCCAAACCGGATAAAGATGTGTAA
- a CDS encoding segregation/condensation protein A → MQKEIYQVQLENIFEGPMDLLVHLIKKNELDIYDIPIALVTEQYLQYVEWMKIMNIDFAGEFIVMASTLAQIKSRMLLPASADEEDEDDPRQEIVKPLMEYLQMKSAAEQLSERHLLGEETFVRSADSQEFLADQNEPYIKVGLFELIDAFQKILAKIPDDLQMEFTPDKISVKERITQITDILEAKSSVTFDQLFSEQPDKSEVVVTFLAILEMVKLALIRIAQHAQTGLLRLFYV, encoded by the coding sequence ATGCAAAAAGAAATTTACCAAGTTCAGTTGGAAAATATATTTGAAGGGCCAATGGATCTTCTGGTTCATCTGATCAAAAAGAATGAACTGGATATCTATGATATCCCCATCGCATTGGTCACTGAGCAATACCTGCAATACGTGGAGTGGATGAAGATCATGAACATTGATTTTGCCGGTGAGTTCATTGTGATGGCGTCGACCCTAGCCCAGATAAAATCGCGCATGCTGCTGCCAGCCTCCGCTGATGAAGAAGACGAGGACGATCCTCGCCAGGAAATTGTCAAACCTCTGATGGAATACCTTCAAATGAAATCTGCCGCCGAGCAGTTATCTGAAAGACATCTTTTGGGTGAGGAAACATTTGTCCGCAGTGCCGATAGTCAGGAGTTTTTGGCCGATCAGAATGAGCCCTATATCAAAGTGGGTCTTTTTGAGCTGATTGATGCTTTTCAGAAAATTCTGGCAAAAATTCCCGACGATTTGCAGATGGAATTTACGCCCGATAAAATTTCTGTTAAAGAAAGGATAACCCAGATTACCGATATTCTGGAAGCCAAGAGTTCGGTCACTTTTGATCAGTTATTTTCGGAACAGCCCGATAAAAGCGAGGTTGTTGTAACCTTTCTGGCCATTTTGGAAATGGTCAAACTGGCATTGATTCGCATTGCACAGCATGCACAAACCGGCCTTCTGCGCCTTTTCTATGTCTAA
- the trpS gene encoding tryptophan--tRNA ligase: MSDKKRILSGMRPTGPLHLGNLLGALANWVALQEEYECFYFIADWHALTSDYEDTAAIDRFRKEIMIDWLSAGLTPEKSTLFVQSEIKEHAELFLILGMITPVPWLERNPTYKEQITQISNKDLSNFGFLGYPILQAADIIMYKPYGVPVGVDQAPHVEITREIARRFNHFYGDVFPEPKVILTETPKILGADRRKMSKSYDNAIFLSDTPDQISKRVSGMITDPQRARRSDPGDPDVCNVFDFHKLYTPAAEVIEIDQDCRAAKIGCVECKKKMALNLSQALAPIREKRAYYEAHPQQVDEIMADGCNRARKSARATMEAVRAAIKI; the protein is encoded by the coding sequence ATGAGTGATAAGAAACGAATTTTAAGCGGTATGCGACCCACCGGCCCTTTGCACTTAGGCAATTTGCTGGGCGCGCTGGCAAATTGGGTAGCGTTACAGGAAGAATACGAATGTTTCTATTTTATCGCCGATTGGCACGCGCTAACCAGCGATTATGAGGATACGGCGGCAATCGATCGTTTCCGCAAAGAAATCATGATCGATTGGCTCAGTGCGGGATTGACACCGGAAAAGAGCACCCTCTTTGTACAATCAGAAATCAAAGAGCACGCGGAACTGTTTCTCATTCTGGGGATGATCACTCCGGTGCCCTGGCTCGAGCGCAACCCAACCTATAAGGAGCAAATCACTCAGATCAGCAACAAGGACCTGTCCAACTTCGGTTTTTTGGGATATCCAATTTTGCAGGCAGCTGATATTATCATGTATAAACCCTATGGCGTGCCGGTGGGCGTCGACCAGGCGCCGCATGTTGAAATCACCCGTGAAATCGCCAGACGATTTAACCACTTTTACGGTGATGTCTTCCCGGAGCCCAAAGTAATATTGACCGAAACCCCGAAAATATTGGGTGCCGATCGACGCAAAATGAGCAAAAGTTATGACAATGCCATTTTCTTATCCGATACGCCTGATCAGATCAGTAAAAGGGTTTCTGGCATGATCACCGATCCACAGCGCGCCCGGCGCAGTGACCCCGGTGACCCAGATGTGTGCAATGTTTTTGACTTTCACAAATTATACACGCCGGCCGCCGAGGTTATAGAGATTGACCAGGACTGCCGCGCAGCAAAGATCGGTTGCGTAGAATGCAAAAAGAAAATGGCGCTTAACCTGAGCCAAGCGCTGGCGCCTATACGTGAAAAGCGCGCCTATTATGAAGCCCACCCGCAACAGGTCGATGAAATCATGGCCGATGGATGTAACCGGGCCAGAAAATCAGCCCGGGCTACCATGGAGGCTGTCAGGGCCGCTATCAAAATATAG
- a CDS encoding CBS domain-containing protein, translating to MTPKTEKQSADGLTIITTHVNADFDALASMLAAQKLYPDALVVFPGSQEKNLKNFFINSMAYLFNMADIGRIDFSSVKRLVLVDTRQPKRIGKLAKLLKRKDLDIHIYDHHPATDNDIQGNIEVKRLSGANVTLLTEIIADKGIEISADEATIMCLGIYEDTGSFTFPSTTEQDFKAAAFLLSKGANLNVVSDLIARELSPAQVGLLNDMIQSATRYNVNGIDVVVTTVTTEKYMPDFAFLVQKMVKMENLDALFAIGRMEDKIYVVARSRINDVDVGSIITPLGGGGHAYAASASIKGDTLAQVENKLVDILYRKVQAQRQAKNLMSSPAITVGYDVSCKDANNLLTRYNINALLVTENRNGQDRLCGYITRQVIEKALYHKLESAQVKEYMTTEFATVAPEADLSEVQEKIIENKQRVLPVIDNSTIAGVITRTDLLNILVRQAKKDSTGLPDPLREPTHAQTRNVVKFMKERLSGRLLRILKTIGEVADECGYGAYVVGGFVRDLFLYRSDEDVDIVIEGDGIAFAKKYAKLQHARIHTYEKFGTAVIIFEDSFKIDVASARLEYYKFPAALPIVEMSSIKLDLFRRDFTINTLAIQLNSEKFGTLIDFFSARKDLKEKIIRVLHNLSFVEDPTRVFRAIRFEQRFGFTIGKLTKRLIKNAVNMDFFRGLSGRRVLTELKQILQEDNPVPAIIRLNDLDLLKFIYPSIEVDKRLISLLNSAKQAIAWHDLLFLDESYMKWVVYFLVLIHSCDPKRSEEICNRFELAPHFHKIFCRERFAAEKGVLALARSLPVPNSALYRMLSEFRTELILFMMAISRQKKVKKAISHYFTGLRKVTVSIKGRDLIQMGVKPGPIYRDIFRATLDAKLNDKLKTKKDELEFARNYVA from the coding sequence ATGACGCCAAAAACAGAAAAACAGTCAGCCGATGGCCTGACCATCATTACCACCCATGTGAATGCGGATTTTGATGCACTGGCATCCATGCTGGCAGCCCAGAAGCTCTATCCGGATGCATTGGTCGTATTTCCGGGTTCTCAGGAAAAGAATTTAAAAAATTTTTTTATCAACTCAATGGCCTATCTGTTTAACATGGCCGACATCGGTCGCATCGACTTCAGCAGCGTCAAACGACTGGTTCTGGTGGACACCCGCCAACCGAAACGCATCGGTAAACTGGCCAAGCTTTTAAAGCGCAAGGACCTGGACATTCATATCTACGATCACCATCCGGCTACGGATAATGATATTCAGGGCAATATCGAGGTTAAGCGCTTGAGCGGCGCCAATGTAACCTTGCTGACCGAGATTATAGCTGATAAGGGCATCGAGATCAGTGCCGATGAAGCCACGATCATGTGCCTGGGGATCTATGAAGATACGGGCTCATTTACCTTTCCGTCCACCACTGAGCAGGATTTTAAAGCAGCCGCATTTTTGTTATCCAAAGGGGCTAATTTGAATGTGGTTTCGGATTTAATTGCCAGAGAGCTGAGCCCCGCGCAGGTGGGTTTGCTAAATGATATGATTCAATCTGCAACGCGGTACAATGTCAATGGAATCGATGTGGTAGTCACGACAGTAACCACTGAAAAGTATATGCCGGATTTCGCGTTTCTGGTCCAAAAAATGGTAAAAATGGAAAATCTCGATGCCCTTTTTGCCATTGGACGTATGGAAGATAAAATTTATGTGGTGGCCCGCAGCCGCATCAATGATGTTGATGTGGGCAGCATTATTACCCCTCTGGGCGGCGGCGGACACGCCTATGCCGCCTCGGCATCCATCAAAGGCGATACGCTGGCACAGGTTGAAAACAAGCTTGTCGATATTCTATATCGCAAGGTGCAGGCCCAGCGACAGGCCAAAAACCTGATGTCATCGCCGGCTATCACCGTAGGATATGATGTCTCGTGCAAGGATGCCAACAATTTATTGACCCGCTACAACATCAATGCCCTGCTGGTCACTGAAAACCGTAACGGACAGGATCGGCTTTGCGGCTATATCACACGACAGGTGATCGAAAAAGCCCTGTACCATAAACTTGAATCGGCCCAGGTAAAAGAATACATGACCACCGAATTTGCCACTGTGGCACCCGAAGCTGACCTGAGTGAAGTTCAGGAAAAAATTATTGAAAACAAGCAGCGTGTTTTACCGGTCATCGATAATAGCACCATTGCCGGTGTGATCACCCGCACCGATTTGTTGAACATTTTGGTTCGCCAGGCGAAAAAAGATTCTACAGGATTGCCGGATCCTTTGCGGGAGCCGACGCATGCCCAAACGCGAAATGTTGTTAAATTTATGAAAGAAAGACTGAGTGGGCGCTTATTGAGAATTCTCAAAACCATTGGTGAAGTTGCCGATGAATGCGGGTATGGTGCTTATGTGGTGGGTGGGTTCGTTCGTGATCTGTTTCTGTATCGCTCGGATGAAGACGTCGATATTGTCATTGAAGGCGATGGAATCGCCTTTGCCAAAAAATATGCTAAGTTGCAGCATGCGCGCATCCATACCTATGAAAAATTTGGCACGGCGGTCATTATTTTTGAGGATAGCTTTAAAATCGATGTGGCGTCGGCCCGATTGGAGTATTATAAATTTCCAGCGGCCTTGCCGATTGTCGAAATGAGCTCGATAAAATTGGACCTCTTCCGCAGGGACTTCACCATCAATACGCTGGCGATTCAGCTGAACAGTGAAAAATTCGGCACCCTGATTGATTTCTTTTCTGCGCGCAAGGATTTGAAAGAAAAAATTATTCGTGTTTTGCACAACTTGAGTTTCGTGGAGGATCCCACCCGGGTATTTCGGGCAATTCGATTTGAGCAGCGATTTGGATTTACCATCGGCAAGTTAACCAAGAGGTTGATCAAAAACGCAGTCAACATGGACTTCTTTCGGGGTCTCAGCGGACGGCGGGTGCTCACAGAACTGAAACAAATCCTACAGGAAGACAATCCCGTGCCTGCCATTATCCGACTCAATGACCTGGATCTACTCAAATTTATCTACCCGTCGATTGAAGTCGACAAACGTCTGATATCTTTATTAAATTCAGCTAAACAGGCTATTGCCTGGCATGATTTGCTTTTTTTAGATGAATCCTATATGAAGTGGGTCGTTTATTTTTTGGTCTTGATCCATTCCTGTGACCCAAAGCGATCAGAAGAAATATGCAATCGTTTTGAATTGGCACCGCATTTTCACAAAATATTCTGCAGGGAACGGTTTGCGGCCGAAAAAGGCGTGTTGGCTTTAGCGCGCAGTTTGCCGGTTCCCAATAGCGCCCTGTATCGCATGCTCTCTGAATTCCGGACTGAATTGATCTTGTTCATGATGGCGATCAGCCGACAAAAAAAGGTAAAAAAGGCCATTTCACATTACTTTACCGGACTGCGAAAAGTGACGGTATCCATCAAAGGTAGAGATCTCATCCAGATGGGTGTGAAACCCGGACCGATTTACCGGGATATTTTTCGGGCGACCCTGGATGCCAAGTTAAACGACAAACTCAAAACAAAAAAAGACGAACTGGAATTTGCCAGAAATTATGTTGCGTAA
- a CDS encoding site-2 protease family protein, producing the protein MLRNFDVLQFILMILPLVVAVVLHELAHGYVADKLGDPTARLAGRLTLNPIKHLDAFGSFLLPILLKLSGSPVIFGYAKPVPVNFANLRQFRKATIWVASAGVLTNMILAIISAALFQLIAAGYPDWAQTHFEQPAVLLLQLLKYSVVINCVLALFNLIPIPPLDGSRIVAMLLPAALRRPYTRLERFGMIIIFALLIIGPLAQLMTFVMRPVLDFLLRI; encoded by the coding sequence ATGTTGCGTAATTTTGATGTTCTTCAATTCATTTTGATGATATTGCCGTTGGTTGTCGCTGTCGTATTGCACGAATTGGCGCACGGATATGTTGCCGATAAACTGGGCGACCCGACTGCCCGTCTGGCCGGTCGTTTGACCTTAAATCCAATTAAGCATCTTGACGCTTTTGGCTCATTTCTTTTACCGATCCTCTTAAAGTTAAGCGGATCACCGGTTATCTTTGGCTATGCCAAACCAGTACCGGTAAATTTCGCCAATTTACGACAGTTTCGCAAAGCAACGATATGGGTTGCATCAGCCGGTGTCCTGACCAATATGATCCTGGCAATTATCTCGGCAGCGCTTTTTCAGCTGATCGCAGCAGGATATCCTGACTGGGCGCAGACACATTTTGAACAGCCGGCTGTCCTCTTGCTGCAGTTGCTAAAATACAGTGTGGTCATCAACTGTGTGCTGGCGCTGTTTAATTTGATTCCGATACCGCCGTTGGACGGCAGCCGTATCGTTGCCATGCTGCTGCCCGCAGCGCTGCGACGGCCGTATACGCGTCTGGAGCGCTTTGGTATGATCATCATATTTGCGCTGCTGATCATCGGACCACTGGCGCAACTGATGACTTTTGTGATGAGACCGGTACTGGACTTTTTACTAAGAATATAG